The Thaumasiovibrio subtropicus genome window below encodes:
- a CDS encoding RHS repeat-associated core domain-containing protein, translating to MSLNVIDVADKKGERYRFTDSYSVDHKTFKDYFEAKEFIDQLVDSERDLENIAAWIDEEKLLDVPFVSSLATDDLVAHGLLNQQLYASYLPKVVIQSAVGENSTVEMPPRPPLPARQQSSGKSGGRGGNSVSNDGNSFNTDNAATGGDPVAMFNGEELLTCDDVLIPGTDLYWQRRYRSSRCSDDTGMGRGWRHGFDYRLEEKRNDKEEITHWIFTDNQGNPMEFEAVDPGAVSYQRRAGASMHHHVGGHWLITLRDGRQLKFAHIHKSWCCIQLRFPQAVQLDFKYSLAAKLIAVIQNGAEQLWVKYNRDGELVKILRPAPSLQHAPTLVEYEYDSDGHLISAVNGRGEKERYSYRDDHLIMLRQRASGLNHHFVWEGDAEQAKCVRQHSDDGYYDYRFSFNGKESNYRDAQDHLWQFVHDDEGNLSQLLTPEGNVWYYEYNEFQQKTVERDPCGNQTLYQYNRYGQLVSEIRPDNHVYEFAYNALGQCVALTNPAKQTWRNHYNSLGLLTHSAEPDGRVTYYHYDPKGRVKEVSYPTGNKAHWWWNSAGQPVAFRKDNVLQRYHYNARGQLDAIAYADGSIAEMGHNDVGQLVKYTLRHEDMGDVMRCHEYRYDSAGRVSGFVLDGQRGCQLVWGEFAQPEIIARPDDSELHFSYDKSRQMVSIERSDGHGFAFSWTPEGRVAEQKDKSGSFTRYEYDPCGRPVQIYQAEQQIKLEYNANGRVTQVRASNANAYVEQQYRYDVAGRLSTATNAHQTVVVSYHRNGMPENVWQHGRHIQYEYDERGLCSVQRFPDGQQCHLAYNDVGQLIAITLDNEQQVNLGYDELGRVNEISTLHGRNTHNTEQRIFDGLSRLVAQQWPQHARSYEFDAQHRLSHVEDSVHGSAEYHYDNVGQICRELAGDNEITYPLNSYGNRKDAEYQGDRLTAWADYRFAYDGHGNQCYQSSPKGEQHRIFNALNQLISLNNNRSLTEYQYDALGRRSRKISEHGTIDYFWEGNHLIGEQRDGRYRWYVYLPGTFIPLLLIEDDQLYLYRCNQVGAPIALVDTKGKEVWRARYTTWGEVTVELETIYNPLRFQGQYFDEESGLHYNLTRYYDPLCGRFIQPDPIGVKGGVNLYQYAPNPVQWIDPLGMSCSREDGTNVNGGNFNGDNHNNVERDAMGNELGGDSWLDNACWMPDLPEPDYSKAKLKKPAFKVVVEVAGKPAPHSEHLTLEATSAQEEQKSRPIIDQTATHRSLNTFECVENEPKDLYLTIPFEAHGEPMKLKLAEGITPVDEGEEQEEWPTVMVPVRLLAYRDKDKTKDNAADLRGGYVYLFWKEELWRELAVDKFGCYRDINIVKYREEQGGGSEGSESTPSDSAEAEQAENAQQSDAEGDENSDLNTDHLGKPILRQAHGFGQEQFWVPYKIEGEAQTGENGFRVLFTPDQLTFDQISKFEGDQELLYKKSVPLDEIAQYSGEKGFSEGEHIHTAQSKVLPISDGDDMPWLTDIEEILDHVDDTNTVYGYVDGHNAGLRVQVEIGASVEWDEDVPRNQVALLVDKNSEWRKAIHLYQSTRKPLYLEGRFIGIPDDGLFSLYLINGNSFEDRELLFTDKTYSEMTEDQQATEVEPETTAGAVTQEDIDAYQDRKNQAFNHLFGG from the coding sequence ATGTCACTCAATGTTATCGACGTAGCAGATAAAAAAGGCGAGCGATATCGCTTTACAGATAGCTATAGTGTCGATCATAAGACCTTCAAAGATTACTTTGAGGCGAAAGAGTTCATTGATCAACTGGTCGATAGTGAACGTGATCTAGAGAATATCGCGGCGTGGATCGATGAAGAGAAGCTGCTTGATGTGCCGTTTGTCAGTTCGTTAGCAACGGATGACTTGGTTGCCCATGGGCTGCTCAATCAGCAACTCTATGCCAGTTACTTACCTAAGGTAGTGATTCAATCGGCGGTGGGTGAAAACTCGACGGTAGAAATGCCACCTCGGCCACCTTTACCTGCTCGGCAACAAAGTAGCGGTAAAAGCGGCGGGCGAGGGGGAAATAGCGTCTCGAATGATGGGAATAGCTTTAATACCGACAATGCGGCGACTGGGGGCGACCCTGTTGCCATGTTCAATGGTGAAGAGTTATTAACCTGTGACGATGTGTTGATCCCAGGCACGGACCTCTATTGGCAGCGACGCTATCGCTCATCGCGCTGCAGCGATGACACAGGTATGGGGCGTGGCTGGCGACATGGTTTTGATTATCGCCTTGAGGAAAAACGCAACGATAAAGAAGAGATCACCCATTGGATTTTTACCGATAATCAAGGTAATCCGATGGAGTTTGAAGCGGTTGATCCGGGTGCGGTTAGCTATCAACGTCGTGCCGGTGCCAGTATGCATCACCATGTTGGCGGACACTGGTTGATCACATTACGCGATGGGCGGCAGCTTAAGTTTGCGCATATTCATAAAAGCTGGTGCTGTATTCAGCTTCGTTTCCCGCAAGCGGTACAACTCGACTTTAAATACTCCTTGGCGGCGAAGCTAATAGCCGTAATCCAAAATGGTGCCGAGCAACTTTGGGTAAAATATAATCGTGATGGCGAGTTGGTTAAAATTCTTCGTCCTGCACCTTCATTACAACATGCGCCAACGCTGGTCGAATACGAGTACGATAGTGATGGTCACCTGATCTCGGCGGTTAATGGCCGAGGTGAAAAAGAGCGCTACAGCTACCGCGACGATCATTTGATTATGCTGCGTCAACGTGCCAGTGGATTAAACCACCACTTTGTTTGGGAAGGGGATGCCGAGCAAGCGAAATGTGTACGCCAGCACAGTGATGATGGCTATTACGATTATCGCTTTAGCTTTAATGGCAAAGAGTCAAACTACCGCGATGCACAAGATCATTTATGGCAGTTTGTACATGACGACGAAGGTAACTTAAGCCAGTTACTCACGCCGGAAGGAAACGTCTGGTATTACGAATATAATGAGTTTCAGCAAAAAACCGTTGAGCGCGACCCGTGCGGCAACCAAACCCTCTATCAATACAATCGCTATGGCCAGCTTGTTTCTGAAATCCGCCCAGATAATCATGTTTATGAGTTTGCGTACAATGCCTTAGGGCAGTGTGTAGCATTAACCAACCCGGCAAAACAGACATGGCGCAATCACTATAACTCTTTGGGCTTGCTGACTCACAGTGCAGAGCCTGATGGGCGGGTGACTTACTATCATTACGATCCCAAAGGCCGGGTGAAAGAGGTGAGTTACCCAACGGGTAACAAAGCACATTGGTGGTGGAACAGTGCAGGCCAACCTGTCGCGTTTCGGAAAGACAACGTATTACAGCGTTATCATTACAACGCGCGCGGTCAATTGGATGCCATCGCCTATGCCGATGGCAGTATCGCGGAAATGGGCCACAATGACGTTGGCCAATTGGTGAAATACACCCTGCGTCATGAAGATATGGGCGACGTGATGCGTTGCCACGAGTATCGTTATGACAGTGCAGGGCGGGTCAGTGGTTTCGTTTTGGATGGCCAACGTGGATGTCAATTGGTGTGGGGTGAATTTGCCCAGCCAGAAATCATTGCTCGCCCTGATGATAGTGAGCTGCATTTCTCTTATGACAAATCACGGCAGATGGTCAGTATTGAGCGCAGTGATGGTCATGGTTTTGCGTTCAGCTGGACACCGGAAGGGCGAGTCGCAGAGCAAAAAGACAAATCGGGTAGCTTTACCCGCTATGAGTACGATCCTTGCGGTCGTCCTGTGCAGATTTATCAAGCAGAGCAGCAAATCAAGCTCGAGTACAATGCGAATGGCCGTGTCACGCAAGTGCGTGCGAGCAATGCGAATGCTTATGTTGAGCAACAGTATCGCTATGATGTCGCTGGTCGTCTATCTACTGCCACCAATGCGCATCAAACCGTTGTGGTCAGTTATCACCGTAATGGTATGCCTGAAAATGTCTGGCAGCATGGCCGTCACATTCAATATGAATATGATGAACGTGGTTTATGTTCCGTGCAGCGTTTTCCTGATGGCCAGCAGTGCCATCTTGCCTATAACGACGTTGGGCAACTCATCGCCATCACTCTCGATAACGAACAACAAGTCAATTTGGGTTACGACGAACTGGGCAGGGTGAATGAGATTTCCACGTTGCATGGTCGTAATACCCACAATACCGAGCAACGTATCTTTGATGGTTTAAGCCGCCTTGTCGCTCAGCAGTGGCCGCAACATGCCAGAAGTTATGAGTTTGATGCGCAGCACCGACTTAGCCATGTAGAAGACAGTGTCCATGGCAGCGCGGAATATCACTATGACAATGTCGGACAGATCTGCCGTGAGTTAGCGGGCGACAACGAGATCACTTACCCCTTGAACAGCTATGGCAATCGCAAAGACGCTGAGTACCAAGGAGATCGCCTAACGGCATGGGCAGACTACCGCTTTGCCTACGATGGACATGGTAATCAATGTTATCAAAGCTCCCCGAAAGGCGAGCAACACCGCATATTCAATGCCCTTAACCAACTGATTAGCCTCAATAACAACCGCTCGCTGACCGAGTACCAGTATGATGCACTCGGCCGTCGTTCGCGCAAAATCAGTGAGCACGGCACGATAGACTATTTCTGGGAAGGAAATCACCTCATTGGTGAACAACGTGATGGCCGTTACCGTTGGTATGTGTACTTGCCCGGAACCTTTATTCCGCTGCTTCTCATCGAAGATGACCAATTATATCTTTATCGCTGTAACCAAGTGGGTGCGCCGATCGCGCTGGTGGATACCAAGGGCAAAGAAGTGTGGCGTGCGCGGTATACCACTTGGGGTGAAGTTACTGTAGAACTCGAGACCATTTACAACCCATTGCGCTTTCAAGGTCAGTACTTTGATGAAGAGAGTGGGCTGCATTACAACTTAACCCGCTATTACGACCCTTTGTGTGGACGCTTTATTCAGCCTGATCCGATTGGTGTCAAAGGGGGGGTAAATCTCTATCAGTATGCACCTAACCCCGTGCAATGGATTGACCCACTCGGGATGAGCTGTAGCCGTGAAGATGGCACCAATGTGAATGGGGGCAACTTCAATGGCGACAATCATAACAATGTCGAGCGTGATGCAATGGGCAACGAGCTCGGCGGTGACAGCTGGCTCGATAACGCGTGTTGGATGCCCGATTTACCCGAGCCCGATTACAGCAAAGCCAAGCTCAAGAAGCCTGCATTTAAAGTGGTGGTGGAAGTGGCGGGTAAGCCTGCCCCCCATTCAGAACATTTGACTTTAGAGGCAACCAGCGCCCAAGAAGAGCAAAAATCGCGCCCAATCATCGATCAAACGGCGACGCACCGCAGCCTTAATACCTTTGAATGTGTGGAGAATGAGCCGAAAGATCTGTATCTCACCATTCCATTTGAAGCGCATGGTGAGCCGATGAAGTTGAAACTGGCGGAAGGCATTACACCAGTGGATGAAGGCGAAGAGCAAGAGGAGTGGCCCACCGTCATGGTGCCAGTGCGACTCCTAGCCTATCGCGACAAAGACAAAACTAAAGACAACGCGGCGGATTTACGCGGTGGTTATGTCTATCTGTTTTGGAAAGAGGAGTTATGGCGCGAGCTTGCCGTCGATAAGTTTGGCTGCTACCGCGATATCAACATAGTGAAATATCGCGAAGAGCAAGGCGGGGGATCTGAAGGATCAGAAAGCACGCCAAGCGACAGCGCCGAAGCTGAACAAGCAGAGAACGCGCAGCAAAGTGATGCCGAAGGTGATGAAAACAGTGATTTAAACACAGATCACCTCGGTAAACCTATCCTTCGCCAAGCGCACGGTTTTGGTCAAGAGCAGTTTTGGGTGCCTTACAAAATTGAGGGTGAAGCGCAGACCGGAGAGAACGGCTTCCGGGTGCTGTTTACGCCCGATCAGTTGACCTTTGATCAAATTAGTAAGTTCGAAGGCGACCAAGAGTTGCTCTACAAGAAATCGGTCCCGCTGGATGAAATCGCCCAATACAGCGGTGAGAAAGGCTTCAGTGAAGGTGAGCACATTCATACCGCGCAATCCAAAGTGCTACCCATCTCTGATGGCGATGACATGCCGTGGTTAACCGACATAGAAGAGATCCTCGACCATGTCGATGATACCAACACCGTTTATGGCTATGTGGATGGGCACAATGCGGGATTGCGAGTTCAAGTTGAAATTGGCGCCTCGGTTGAGTGGGATGAAGATGTACCTCGTAATCAAGTGGCTTTGTTGGTAGATAAAAACAGTGAATGGCGAAAAGCGATTCATCTGTATCAAAGCACAAGAAAACCGCTTTATTTGGAAGGGCGGTTTATTGGGATTCCAGACGATGGCTTATTTAGCCTTTATCTCATTAACGGTAACTCATTTGAAGATAGGGAATTGCTTTTTACAGATAAAACGTACAGTGAGATGACTGAAGATCAACAAGCAACGGAAGTTGAACCAGAAACGACTGCCGGTGCAGTCACACAAGAAGACATAGATGCATATCAAGATCGTAAAAATCAAGCATTCAATCATTTATTCGGTGGGTAG
- a CDS encoding leucine-rich repeat domain-containing protein, which produces MINEEDIFLRRLDETSEKNDLESSSATYAFLSETDNKNYKINMAGNSHDVYVVNRRGEVIVAGINPQGTNSLPDFSKFRNMEFLDVSGLTSEVGSLDLRLNNKLQDLRVLVRKIDEIYLPIEGLLNRILVASENRKNRARIYNLYQSSNLKYLRLRGGIKIDGIPNENLEVLNLANYRGELKDEHCGINNLIFLSLPSIKGLTNCDYSINTKLEYLYMNKVDSVIGIKLPNELVTLLLSGVKSDDLGFLSENIALENLYLLDTEIKSLNGIESLTNLTRLEVRESEIDSLKPISGLKNLREVNIFGSNVSTLSELSKLVNLEELYLDDAKITSISGISNLTNLKELSLYNNPIQEIDVSTLSNLKYCTVYLNTNTPALKKYTNLDNALYQLSSKGTLPPLQ; this is translated from the coding sequence TTGATTAATGAAGAAGACATTTTTCTCAGGAGGCTCGATGAAACATCGGAAAAAAATGACTTGGAAAGTAGCAGTGCAACGTATGCATTTTTGAGCGAAACGGACAATAAAAACTATAAAATAAACATGGCAGGAAATAGTCATGATGTGTATGTGGTGAATAGAAGAGGAGAAGTGATAGTGGCTGGTATTAACCCTCAAGGAACTAATTCTCTACCTGATTTCTCCAAATTTCGCAATATGGAATTTCTAGATGTTTCTGGTCTGACATCAGAAGTGGGATCTTTAGATTTAAGGTTAAATAATAAACTACAGGACTTGAGGGTCTTAGTACGCAAAATAGACGAAATATATCTACCAATTGAAGGCTTACTTAATCGTATTCTTGTGGCAAGTGAAAATAGAAAAAATAGAGCTAGAATTTATAATCTTTATCAGTCTTCAAATTTGAAATATTTGCGTTTACGGGGAGGTATTAAAATAGATGGTATCCCGAATGAGAATCTTGAGGTCTTAAATTTGGCAAATTATAGAGGTGAGCTCAAGGATGAGCATTGTGGCATAAACAATTTGATCTTTCTTTCACTACCAAGTATAAAAGGGCTAACAAACTGTGACTACTCTATAAATACTAAACTTGAGTATTTATATATGAATAAGGTAGATAGTGTAATCGGGATTAAGCTGCCTAATGAACTAGTTACACTTCTACTTTCCGGCGTTAAATCGGATGATCTTGGCTTTCTTAGCGAAAATATTGCATTAGAAAACTTATACTTATTGGACACGGAAATTAAAAGTTTAAATGGAATTGAATCTCTTACTAATTTGACAAGATTAGAAGTGAGAGAATCTGAGATAGATAGTTTGAAGCCAATTTCGGGTCTGAAGAATCTTCGCGAGGTTAATATTTTTGGTTCTAACGTTTCAACACTGAGTGAACTATCGAAACTCGTTAATTTAGAAGAGTTGTACCTTGATGATGCGAAAATAACGAGTATTTCTGGTATTTCTAACTTAACGAATCTAAAAGAGCTCTCCTTATATAACAATCCAATTCAAGAGATTGATGTATCTACTCTAAGCAATCTGAAATACTGTACTGTCTATCTAAATACAAATACCCCTGCACTAAAAAAGTACACTAATTTAGATAATGCGCTATATCAACTCTCATCCAAAGGGACGTTACCACCCTTACAATAG